A stretch of Camelina sativa cultivar DH55 chromosome 18, Cs, whole genome shotgun sequence DNA encodes these proteins:
- the LOC104761165 gene encoding cleavage and polyadenylation specificity factor subunit 1-like has product MSFAAYKMMHWPTGVENCASGYITHSLSDSTLQIPIVSGDDDLEAEWSNPKRGIAPLPNVIITAANILEVYVVRAQEEGNTQELRNPKLVVKRGGVMDGLAGVSLELVCHYRLHGNVESIAVLPMGGGSSYKGRDSIVLTFRDAKISVLEFDDSIHSLRMTSMHCFEGPDWLHLKRGRESFPRGPLVKVDPQGRCGGVLVYGLQMIILKASQVGSGLVGDDDAFSSGGTVSARVESSYIINLRDLEMKHVKDFVFLHGYIEPVIVILQEEEHTWAGRVSWKHHTCMLSALSINTTLKQHPVIWSAINLPHDAYKLLAVPSPIGGVLVLCANTIHYHSQSDSCALALNNYASSADSSQELPTSNFSVELDAAHGTWISNDVALLSTKSGELLLLTLIYDGRAVQRLELSKSKASVLASDITSVGNSLFFLGSRLGDSLLVQFSCRSGPAASLPGLRDEDEDIEGEGHHAKRLRISSDTFQDTIGNEELSLFGSTPNTSDSAQKSFSFAVRDSLVNVGPVKDFAYGLRINADANATGVSKHSNYELVCCSGHGKNGALCVLRQSIRPEMITEVELPGCKGIWTVYHKSSRGHNVDSSKMAADEDEYHAYLIISLEARTMVLETADLLTEVTESVDYYVQGRTIAAGNLFGRRRVIQVFEHGARILDGSFMNQELSFGAPNSESNSGSESSTVSSVSIADPYVLLRMTDDSIRLLVGDPSTCTVSISSPSVLEGSKRKISACTLYHDKGPEPWLRKASTDAWLSSGVGEVDSADGGPQDQGDIYCVLCYESGSLEIFDVPSFNCVFSVDKFASGRRHLSDMPIHELEYELNKSSENNASSRNEEIKDTKVVELAMQRWSGHHTRPFLFAVLADGTILCYHAYLFEGVDSIKAENSLSSENPAALNSSGSSKLRNLKFLRIPLDTSTREETSDGVASKRITMFSNISGHQGFFLSGSRPGWCMLFRERLRFHSQLCDGSIAAFTVLHNVNCNHGFIYVTSQGVLKICQLPSVSIYDNYWPVQKIPLKATPHQVTYYAEKNLYPLIVSYLVSKPLNQVLSSLVDQEAGQQIDNHNLSSDDLQRTYTVEEFEIRILEPERSGGPWETKATIPMQSSEHALTVRVVTLLNASTGENETLLAVGTAYVQGEDVAARGRVLLFSFGKNGDNSQNVVTEVYSKELKGAISAVASIQGHLLISSGPKINLHKWNGTDLNSVAFYDAPPLYVVSMNVVKNFILLGDVHQSIYFLSWKEQGSQLTLLAKDFGSLDCFATEFLIDGSTLSLAVSDEQKNVQIFYFAPKMAESWKGQKLLSRAEFHVGAHVTKFLRLQMVSSGADKTNRYASLFGTLDGSFGCIAPLDEITFRRLQSLQKKLVDAVPHVAGLNPRSFRQFRSSGKARRSGPDNIIDCELLCHYETLPLEEQLQLAQQVGTNRSLILDNLVELSVGTSFL; this is encoded by the exons ATGAGTTTCGCGGCCTACAAGATGATGCATTGGCCGACCGGCGTCGAGAACTGTGCTTCCGGCTATATCACCCACTCTCTCTCCGATTCAACGCTACAGATTCCGATTGTTTCCGGCGATGATGATCTCGAAGCCGAGTGGTCTAATCCTAAGCGAGGTATCGCTCCATTGCCCAACGTCATTATAACCGCCGCAAATATCCTCGAGGTGTACGTGGTTAGGGCTCAAGAGGAAGGAAATACTCAGGAGCTGAGGAACCCGAAGCTTGTTGTTAAGCGTGGTGGAGTTATGGATGGTCTCGCTGGTGTTTCTCTCGAGCTTGTGTGCCATTATAG GTTGCACGGTAATGTTGAGTCAATTGCGGTTCTACCTATGGGAGGTGGGAGTTCTTATAAAGGGAGAGATTCGATTGTATTGACATTTCGTGATGCCAAAATCTCGGTTCTTGAGTTTGATGATTCAATTCACAGCCTTAGAATGAC TTCGATGCATTGTTTTGAGGGTCCAGATTGGCTTCATCTTAAAAGAGGTAGAGAGTCTTTTCCAAGAGGCCCCTTGGTAAAAGTAGATCCCCAAGGCAGGTGTGGTGGCGTTCTTGTTTATGGTTTGCAGATGATCATACTCAAGGCTTCTcag GTTGGCTCTGGACTAGTTGGAGATGATGATGCGTTCAGTTCTGGAGGGACAGTCTCTGCTCGAGTTGAGTCATCTTACATAATCAACTTGCGTGATCTGGAAATGAAACACgtcaaagattttgtttttctacatG GTTATATTGAGCCTGTAATTGTCATCCTTCAGGAAGAAGAGCATACTTGGGCTGGGCGAGTTTCATGGAAGCACCATACTTGCATGCTTTCTGCCCTTAGTATCAACACAACATTAAAACAACACCCAGTCATCTGGTCAGCTATT AATTTGCCCCATGATGCCTACAAACTACTTGCAGTACCATCTCCGATTGGAGGTGTTCTTGTGTTGTGCGCAAATACAATCCATTATCATAGTCAG tcagACTCCTGTGCTCTGGCACTGAACAATTATGCCTCCTCAGCTGATAGCAG TCAAGAACTGCCTACATCGAATTTCAGTGTGGAACTCGATGCTGCCCATGGAACCTGGATTTCAAACGATGTGGCCCTATTGTCAACAAAATCTGGGGAATTGTTACTGCTGACTCTTATATATGATGGGCG TGCTGTACAGAGACTTGAACTTTCCAAATCAAAAGCCTCTGTGCTTGCTTCG GACATTACTAGTGTTGGaaattcccttttctttttaggtAGCCGGTTGGGAGACAGTTTACTGGTGCAATTTTCCTGTAGATCTGGGCCTGCAGCATCATTACCTGGGTTGAGAGATGAG GATGAAGACATTGAAGGTGAGGGTCATCATGCAAAACGCTTGCGGATATCTTCTGATACTTTCCAAGATACAATTGGAAATGAGGAGCTATCACTGTTTGGGTCAACTCCAAATACCTCCGATTCAGCACAG AAATCGTTTTCATTTGCAGTGAGAGATTCACTAGTTAATGTTGGTCCAGTGAAAGATTTTGCTTATGGCTTAAGGATTAATGCTGATGCGAATGCCACTGGGGTTTCCAAACACAGCAACTATGAATTG GTGTGCTGCTCTGGTCATGGGAAGAATGGTGCTTTATGTGTTCTTCGGCAGTCAATTAGACCGGAAATGATTACTGAG GTTGAACTTCCAGGCTGCAAAGGAATATGGACAGTTTATCATAAGAGCTCCCGTGGTCACAATGTCGATTCTTCTAAAATGGCTGCTGATGAAGATGAATATCATGCCTATTTGATTATAAGTTTGGAGGCTCGCACGATG GTACTTGAAACTGCTGACCTTCTCACAGAAGTCACTGAGAGTGTTGACTATTATGTTCAGGGAAGAACAATTGCTGCTGGAAATCTATTCGGAAG aCGTCGAGTAATCCAGGTGTTTGAGCATGGTGCCCGTATCCTGGATGGTTCTTTTATGAATCAAGAATTAAGCTTTGGAGCTCCCAATTCAGAATCAAATTCCGGTTCTGAAAGTTCCACTGTGTCATCTGTTTCAATCGCTGACCCATATGTTTTACTTAGAATGACAGATGACAGTATTCGTCTGCTTGTTGGAG ATCCTTCGACTTGCACAGTTTCCATAAGTAGTCCATCTGTACTTGAAGGCTCTAAACGGAAGATATCAGCCTGTACTTTGTACCATGATAAAGGACCAGAACCATGGCTAAGGAAAGCTAGCACTGATGCATGGCTTTCGTCAGGCGTTGGAGAGGTTGATAGTGCTGATGGTGGACCTCAAGATCAGGGTGACATATACTGTGTTCTCTGTTACGAAAGTGGTTCccttgagatatttgatgtgcCTAGTTTTAATTGTGTGTTCTCAGTTGATAAATTTGCGTCTGGAAGACGCCACCTCTCTGATATGCCTATTCATGAGTTAGAGTATGAACTCAACAAAAGCTCCGAGAATAATGCTTCGTCAAGGAATGAAGAGATAAAGGATACAAAGGTCGTTGAGTTAGCTATGCAAAGATGGTCTGGGCATCATACACGCCCATTTCTCTTTGCAGTATTGGCTGATGGCACAATTCTTTGTTACCATGCGTACCTATTTGAGGGTGTTGATAGTATCAAAGCAGAGAATAGTTTATCTTCGGAAAATCCTGCTGCTTTAAATTCCTCTGGTAGTTCTAAGCTTAGGAATCTTAAATTTCTACGCATCCCCTTGGACACGTCTACAAGAGAGGAGACTTCCGATGGAGTTGCATCCAAAAGAATTACCATGTTCAGTAATATTAGTGGTCACcagggtttttttctttctggctCAAGGCCAGGGTGGTGTATGTTGTTCCGAGAGCGACTTCGGTTTCATTCACAG CTGTGCGATGGATCAATTGCGGCCTTTACTGTTCTTCACAATGTGAATTGCAATCACGGGTTCATATATGTCACATCACAG GGAGTTTTGAAGATTTGCCAATTACCGTCAGTGTCAATCTACGATAATTATTGGCCAGTGCAGAAG ATTCCTCTGAAGGCCACGCCTCACCAAGTTACCTACTACGCGGAGAAGAACTTGTACCCGCTGATAGTATCATATCTG GTCAGCAAGCCATTAAATCAAGTTCTTTCTTCACTAGTTGATCAAGAAGCTGGTCAGCAGATTGACAACCACAATCTCAGTTCAGATGATCTCCAACGGACATACACCGTGGAGGAATTTGAAATCCGAATTTTGGAACCAGAAAGATCTGGTGGCCCCTGGGAAACTAAAGCCACTATCCCAATGCAGAGCTCAGAACATGCACTGACTGTTCGAGTTGTCACACTTCTT AATGCAAGCACAGGGGAGAATGAAACACTTCTTGCTGTTGGAACTGCCTATGTCCAAGGGGAGGATGTTGCTGCAAGGGGACGTGtgcttcttttctcttttgggaaAAATGGCGATAATTCCCAAAACGTG GTTACCGAAGTCTACTCAAAGGAGCTAAAAGGTGCTATATCAGCTGTAGCCTCCATTCAGGGTCATCTTCTAATATCATCTGGTCCTAAAATCAACTTGCACAAATGGAATGGCACCGACTTAAATAGTGTTGCCTTCTATGATGCTCCGCCGCTCTACGTAGTCAGCATGAATGTT GTAAAGAATTTCATCCTTCTTGGTGATGTTCACCAAAGCATATACTTTCTTAGCTGGAAGGAACAAGGTTCCCAACTTACCTTACTAGCCAAAGATTTTGGATCCCTCGATTGTTTTGCTACAGAGTTCTTGATTGATGGAAGTACGCTTAGCCTGGCTGTCTCTGATGAACAAAAGAATGTCCAG ATATTCTATTTTGCACCAAAGATGGCCGAGAGCTGGAAGGGTCAGAAACTTCTTTCAAGGGCGGAATTTCACGTTGGTGCCCATGTGACAAAGTTCCTACGTCTGCAGATGGTTTCTTCTGGCGCGGATAAAACAAATCGCTATGCTTCGTTATTTGGTACTCTAGACGGCAGTTTTGGTTGCATTGCTCCACTCGATGAGATCACATTCCGGAGGTTACAGTCTCTCCAGAAAAAGCTCGTGGATGCTGTTCCTCATGTTGCGGGTCTAAACCCACGCTCTTTCCGTCAGTTCCGCTCAAGTGGGAAGGCTCGACGATCTGGGCCTGACAACATAATCGACTGCGAGTTACTATGCCA ttaCGAGACTCTTCCACTGGAGGAACAGCTTCAACTTGCTCAGCAGGTTGGGACAAACCGATCTCTGATTCTAGACAATTTAGTTGAGCTCTCTGTCGGAACCAGCTTCTTGTGA
- the LOC104761167 gene encoding uncharacterized protein LOC104761167 produces the protein MALETFLIKLKNAISSKPSSRSRPLRSSPPITTTTTTSSVGVLSFEVARVMTKTLHLTHSLTDANLLSLRDHSLSLEGLTKIVTGDEIFHLSLVCAELADSLAHAANSVSRLSHRCTTSSLRSFHRLFHEFADIGRDPHNWVMSCKDTEAKNKKIERYVSVTTALYREMEEMTTLENSLRKQSLQIGIEFTEEEDDYENKKDVMKVIDLQNKIERQKQHVKYLKDRSLWNKSFDTVVLILARSVFTALARLKSVFSSAAATSYMGGTVVSSLPRSLSSSSSSMNLVHPSPNDEERDKTASSSAFLEESSRLLKPPETTLGGAGVALHYANLIVVMEKMIKQPQLVGLDARDDLYSMLPASVRSSLRSRLKGVGFTATDGGLATEWKAALGRILRWLLPLAQNMIRWQSERSFEQQHMATSANSQNRVMLVQTLVFADKVKTEAAITELLVGLNYIWRFEREMTAKALFNLQSPLTHNHS, from the exons ATGGCTCTCGAAACTTTCctaataaaactcaaaaacgcTATTTCATCCAAACCCTCTTCTCGGTCTCGACCCCTTCGATCATCTCCTCCGATCACAACTACCACCACCACTTCCTCCGTTGGAGTTTTATCGTTCGAGGTGGCACGTGTCATGACCAAAACCCTTCACCTCACTCACTCTCTCACCGACGCTAATCTCCTCAGTCTCCGAGACCACTCTCTCTCCTTAGAGGGTCTCACCAAAATCGTCACCGGAGATGAAATATTCCACCTCAGCCTCGTTTGTGCTGAGCTCGCAGATAGTCTCGCCCACGCAGCTAACTCTGTTTCAAGGCTGAGCCACCGCTGCACCACTTCAAGCCTCCGCTCATTCCACCGCTTATTCCATGAGTTCGCTGACATAGGTCGTGACCCTCATAACTGGGTCATGAGTTGTAAAGACACAGAAgctaagaacaagaaaatcGAAAG ATACGTGAGTGTGACGACAGCTTTGTATAGAGAGATGGAAGAGATGACGACATTAGAGAACTCTCTGAGAAAACAAAGTTTACAGATTGGGATCGAAttcacagaagaagaagacgactacGAGAACAAGAAAGATGTGATGAAAGTGATTGATCTACAGAACAAGATTGAGAGACAGAAACAACATGTCAAGTATCTAAAAGATCGATCTCTCTGGAACAAAAGCTTCGACACGGTCGTGTTGATTCTCGCAAGATCGGTATTCACAGCACTCGCTAGACTCAAATCCGTCTTCTCGTCAGCCGCAGCCACTAGCTACATGGGTGGGACGGTCGTGTCTTCTCTCCCtcgttctctctcttcttcttcttcttctatgaacCTTGTTCACCCGAGCCCAAACGACGAGGAGAGAGACAAAACGGCGTCGTCCTCAGCGTTTCTTGAAGAAAGCTCAAGACTTTTGAAACCACCGGAGACAACTCTCGGCGGAGCTGGTGTGGCGCTTCACTACGCGAATCTGATCGTCGTGATGGAGAAGATGATAAAGCAACCTCAGCTTGTAGGTCTTGACGCGAGAGACGATCTGTATTCAATGTTGCCGGCTAGCGTGAGATCGTCGCTAAGGTCGAGGCTAAAAGGAGTTGGTTTCACGGCGACGGACGGTGGTTTAGCGACGGAGTGGAAGGCGGCATTAGGTCGGATCTTACGGTGGTTGTTACCGTTGGCGCAGAATATGATTAGGTGGCAGAGTGAGAGAAGCTTCGAGCAGCAACACATGGCGACATCAGCAAATAGCCAGAACAGAGTGATGTTAGTTCAGACGCTTGTGTTTGCAGATAAAGTTAAGACAGAAGCAGCCATAACAGAGCTTCTTGTTGGGTTGAACTACATCTGGAGATTTGAAAGAGAGATGACTGCAAAAGCTCTGTTCAATCTACAGTCTCCTCTTACTCATAATCACAGCTAA
- the LOC104761169 gene encoding proline-rich receptor-like protein kinase PERK10 has protein sequence MSEMEHKETEPPRKQLRQPPSVPFIWEERPGYPKKNWQPSLATFVPSPPLLPPPVPVPVKMVTSVPFRWEETPGKPLPASLNDTPQLPHPPLETTTTTPLPPPVPVPVKLVTSVPFDWEETPGQPYPCFVSFVDFNPPEPLDQPLPPPPMYGEVETSSDIFDDASSDSFSSVPSLLATNRSVSISGTVVAMDEFDDNLNRETSSMPSSPAYESDDSTSSYMTGASSLVGASFLEKLFPRLLPSEKVKAADSEDVKVSTHPLHEEVKPTTESDNMNIGFPVRTPQTLGELIMMSRRRSYMRRAVEMRKQKNLYREFTKNGADSCCLLVPGIKMIEGLEWKKYQPRLKLI, from the exons ATGTCTGAAATGgaacacaaagaaacagagcCACCTCGAAAACAATTGAGACAGCCTCCTTCTGTTCCTTTCATATGGGAAGAGAGGCCTGGCTACCCCAAGAAGAATTGGCAACCTTCGTTAGCCACCTTTGTGccttctcctcctctgcttCCCCCACCTGTCCCAGTCCCGGTTAAGATGGTCACATCGGTTCCTTTCCGTTGGGAAGAAACGCCTGGAAAACCTCTCCCTGCTTCTTTAAACGACACACCTCAGCTTCCACATCCACCATTGGAAACCACTACGACAACTCCATTACCGCCTCCAGTTCCTGTTCCGGTTAAGCTGGTTACTTCAGTTCCGTTCGATTGGGAAGAAACGCCTGGACAACCATACCCttgttttgtatcttttgttGATTTCAATCCACCTGAGCCGTTGGATCAACCGCTGCCACCTCCTCCCATGTACGGTGAGGTTGAAACCAGCAGTGATATTTTTGATGACGCAAGCAGTGATTCTTTCAGCTCAGTGCCGTCTCTATTAGCAACAAACCGCTCGGTTTCGATATCCGGTACTGTGGTGGCAATGGATGAATTTGATGACAATCTGAATAGAGAGACGAGCTCAATGCCATCGTCGCCAGCTTATGAATCTGATGATAGTACGAGCAGTTACATGACTGGAGCTTCCAGTCTTGTGGGAGCTTCGTTCTTGGAAAAGCTCTTTCCACGTCTTCTTCCATCAGAAAAGGTCAAAGCTGCTGATTCTGAGGACGTTAAGGTTTCTACTCATCCGTTGCATGAAGAAGTGAAGCCTACTACAGAATCTGACAACATGAATATTGGTTTTCCTGTGAGGACGCCACAGACACTTGGGGAGCTAATAATGATGAGCCGAAGGAGAAGCTATATGAGAAGAGCTGTTGAAATGAGAAAGCAGAAGAATCTTTACAGG GAATTTACAAAGAATGGAGCTGATAGCTGTTGCCTCTTAGTGCCGGGCATCAAAATGATAGAAGGACTTGAGTGGAAAAAATACCAACCGAGGTTGAAGCTCATTTAG
- the LOC104761168 gene encoding probable aminotransferase ACS12, whose product MRLIVPLRGVIQGRGGLFVGSLIPCCLFYFLQLYLKGRRPPPSDPTELPRTSSRSNLFSRGNSIGRVRVSSRALPVAKPSDSPYYIGLERVKTDPYDRITNTDGIIQLGLAESTLCFDLLQRWMSENLMDSIMQSDAGEFDISNIAMYKPFEGLLELRVAFADFMSRIMGGKVSFDPSNMVITAGGTPAIEVLAFCLADHGNAFLIPTPYYPGFERDIKFRTGVELIPVHCRSSDNFTVTVSALEQAFNQARKRGSKVSGILFSNPSNPVGNILSRETLHDILKFAQEKNIHVISDEIFADSVYGDKEFVSMAEVAYSEEFDKSRVHIIYALSKDLSIPGFRAGVIYSFHEDVVNAAKKLMRFTSVSVPVRRILISLLSDVRFIEEYMTAHRQRIRDKHIRFVEGLKQLGIPCAVSGGGLYCWVDMSSLLTSYSEKGELELFEKLLTVAKINATPGTACYCIEPGWFRCCFTALADEDIPVIMDRIRQLC is encoded by the exons ATGAGGCTGATAGTACCTCTCCGTGGCGTAATCCAAGGCCGTGGCGGTCTCTTCGTCGGCTCTCTCATCCCTTGTTGTCTCTTTTACTTTCTCCAGCTTTACCTTAAAGGACGCCGTCCTCCTCCCTCAGACCCGACGGAGTTACCGAGAACGTCGTCACGGTCAAATCTCTTCTCCCGCGGGAACTCAATCGGACGAGTTCGAGTCTCCTCTCGTGCGCTTCCTGTGGCGAAACCTTCCGATTCGCCTTACTATATTGGATTGGAGAGAGTCAAAACGGATCCGTACGATCGGATTACGAATACAGATGGGATTATTCAGCTTGGATTGGCTGAGAGTACG CTGTGCTTTGACTTGCTTCAGAGATGGATGTCTGAGAATTTGATGGATTCGATAATGCAATCTGATGCTGGTGAATTCGATATTAGTAATATCGCTATGTATAAACCTTTTGAAGGATTGCTGGAACTCAGAGTG GCTTTTGCTGATTTCATGTCACGAATAATGGGAGGTAAGGTGTCATTTGACCCTTCAAACATGGTTATAACAGCTGGTGGGACTCCTGCTATAGAAGTGTTGGCCTTTTGCTTGGCTGATCATGGAAATGCTTTTCTGATTCCGACGCCATATTATCCAGG CTTCGAGAGGGATATTAAATTTCGGACAGGAGTGGAGCTTATACCAGTACACTGCCGTAGCTCTGATAATTTTACTGTGACGGTTTCTGCACTGGAACAAGCTTTTAATCAGGCTAGAAAGCGAGGAAGCAAGGTTTCTGGCATCCTATTTTCAAACCCATCAAATCCTGTTGGAAATATACTATCGAGGGAGACGCTTCatgatattttgaaatttgctCAAGAGAAAAATATCCATGTTATTTCTGATGAAATCTTTGCTGATTCTGTTTACGGGGACAAAGAGTTTGTTAGCATGGCTGAGGTCGCTTACTCTGAGGAATTTGATAAGAGTAGGGTTCATATCATCTATGCCTTATCAAAAGACTTGTCAATTCCTGGTTTTAGAGCTGGAGTCATCTATTCCTTTCATGAAGACGTAGTAAATGCAGCGAAAAAGCTGATGAGGTTTACATCAGTGTCAGTTCCAGTCCGAAGGATACTTATCTCTCTGCTATCGGATGTAAGATTTATTGAGGAATACATGACAGCGCACAGGCAAAGGATCCGGGATAAGCATATTAGATTTGTTGAAGGTTTGAAACAATTAGGGATTCCTTGTGCTGTGAGTGGTGGAGGGTTGTATTGTTGGGTTGACATGAGCAGTTTACTTACATCCTACAGTGAGAAAGGAGAACTCGAGTTATTTGAGAAGCTATTGACTGTTGCCAAAATTAATGCTACTCCAGGAACAGCCTGCTATTGTATAGAACCGGGTTGGTTTAGGTGTTGTTTTACCGCTTTAGCTGATGAAGATATCCCAGTGATTATGGACAGGATCAGACAGCTTTGCTGA
- the LOC104761170 gene encoding cysteine and histidine-rich domain-containing protein RAR1-like, with protein MEERSGTKKLQCQRIGCNAMFTDEDNPEGSCQFHASGPFFHDGMKEWSCCKQRSHDFSLFLEIPGCKTGKHTIEKPVLAKPAPKHPVTVPTSSPVANAASKNSCSRCRQGFFCSDHVSQPKEQTKQTLNTPAQAEEEKIESIAPPIKKVVIDINQPQVCNNKGCGKTFKERDNHETACSYHPGPPVFHDRVKGWKCCDVHVNEFDEFMEIPPCAKGWHSSSPGQAV; from the exons ATGGAAGAAAGATCGGGAACGAAGAAGCTTCAGTGCCAACGTATTGGCTGCAACGCCATGTTCACCGATGAAGATAATCCTGAAGGTTCTTGTCAATTCCATGCTTCT GGA CCGTTTTTTCATGACGGAATGAAAGAGTGGAGCTGCTGCAAGCAAAGAAGTCATGATTTCAGTTTGTTCTTGGAAATTCCTGG ATGTAAAACAGGTAAGCACACAATTGAGAAACCAGTCCTGGCCAAACCAGCTCCAAAACATCCTGTCACGGTTCCTACTTCATCTCCAGTTGCCAATGCTGCATCAAAAAACTCTTGCTCCAGATGCCGGCAAGGCTTCTTCTGCTCAGACCATG TTTCCCAACCCAAAGAACAGACCAAGCAGACCCTGAACACACCAGcacaagcagaagaagaaaaaattgaatcCATAGCACCTCCAATTAAAAAAGTTGTTATAGACATTAATCAACCACAAGTCTGCAACAATAAAGGATGTGGCAAAACATTCAAAGAGAGAGACAATCACGAGACTGCATGTAGCTATCATCCAGGTCCTCCTGTCTTCCACGACAGAGTGAAAGGG TGGAAATGCTGCGATGTGCACGTGAATGAGTTTGACGAGTTCATGGAAATACCGCCTTGCGCTAAAGGTTGGCATAGCAGCAGCCCCGGTCAGGCCGTCTGA